One segment of Taeniopygia guttata chromosome 17, bTaeGut7.mat, whole genome shotgun sequence DNA contains the following:
- the WDR31 gene encoding WD repeat-containing protein 31 isoform X4 yields MAPDLSPQPLQLPLLSLFLCRADGTVGQTGPASASQKHSPAHTDAVTSVAALQPDLCVSGGRDKSVAVSSWRSGAALRRFTGHEREVTKVTSALDSNRVFSASRDKTVMMWELHGTSGPSQHFPGHDLVVTGLAVSPDASQLCTGSRDNTVCKWDTETGECLGRAAISRNLVTHLCWVPGEPYVIQTSEDKTTRVWDSRELQVAHTFPAKQHIQTCCDVSQDGRYCLSSSSGCAGHGAEATSWGSTTACFLQLWDLRQTRGRVCEYKGHFQTTTACVFLPRGPALAPSIATSSSDSTVKVWDQDTAACLATLCLEGSGSLASLAACDSSTLLCASSNSGIHVLRVRGGAELVLEEVAAF; encoded by the exons ATGGCCCCTGACctctccccccagcccctgcagctcccactgctgtccctgttcctctgcagggcTGATGGCACCGTGGGACAGACGGGACCTGCCAGTGCCTCCCagaagcacagccctgctcacacCGACGCTGTCACCTCTgtggctgctctccagccagaCCTGTGTGTGTCAGGAGGAAGGGATAAG agcgTGGCTGTGTCCAGCTGGAGGTCGGGGGCTGCCCTGCGCCGCTTCACTGGCCACGAGCGTGAGGTCACCAAG GTCACCTCAGCCCTTGACTCCAACAGAGTCTTCAGCGCATCCCGGGACAAGACAGTGATGATGTGGGAGCTTCACGGGACTTCAGGGCCAAGCCAGCACTTCCCAGGACATGACCTGGTTGTTACTGGACTGGCTGTGAGCCCAG ATGCCTCCCAGCTGTGCACGGGCTCCCGGGACAACACCGTGTGCAAGTGGGACACCGAGACCGGGGAGTGTCTGGGCAGAGCTGCAATCTCCAGGAATCTG GTCACACACCTGTGCTGGGTTCCTGGGGAGCCTTATGTCATCCAAACCTCAGAGGATAAAACCACCAG GGTGTGGGACAGccgggagctgcaggtggcCCACACGTTCCCCGCCAAGCAGCACATCCAGACGTGCTGTGACGTGAGCCAGGACGGGCGGTactgcctcagcagcagcagcggctgcGCCGGCCACGGCGCCGAGGCCACG agctggggctctACCACTGCCtgtttcctgcagctctgggacctGAGGCAGACCAGGGGCCGAGTGTGTGAGTACAAAGGGCATTTCCAGACCACCACCGCGTGTGTCTTCCTGCCCCGGGGCCCTGCACTCGCCCCCAGCATTGCCACATCCTCCAGCGACAGCACGGTGAAGGTCTGGGACCAGGACACTGCAG CCTGCCTGGCCACGCTGTGCCTCGAGGGCTCGGGCTCGCTGGCCTCGCTGGCCGCCTGCGACAGCTCCACACTGCTCTGCGCCAGCTCCAACTCCGGCATCCACGTGCTGCGGGTCAGAGGGGGCGCAGAGCTGGTCCTGGAGGAGGTGGCAGCATTCTGA
- the PRPF4 gene encoding U4/U6 small nuclear ribonucleoprotein Prp4 isoform X1: MATARAPAARGAARPPEPPKAKPAEEAEAAPAKRAPIFYGSLEEKERERLAKGETGLLAKEAMKAAMEAGNINISSGEVFDLEDHMSERQAEVLAEFERRKRARQINVSTDDCEVKACLRALGEPITLFGEGPAERRERLRNILSVVGTDALKKTRKDDDRSKKSKEEYQQTWYHEGPRSLKTARLWLANYSLPRAAKRLEEARLLKEVPEATRTSQRQELHKSLRSLNNFCSQIGDDRPLSYCHFSPNSKLLATACWSGLCKLWSVPDCNLVHTLRGHSTNVGAIVFHPKATVSLDKKDVSLASCAADGSVKLWNLESDEPVADIEGHSMRVARVMWHPSGRFLGTTCYDHSWRLWDLEAQEEILHQEGHSKGVYDIAFHTDGSLAGTGGLDAFGRVWDLRTGRCIMFLEGHLKEIYGINFSPNGYHVATGSGDNTCKVWDLRQRKCIYTIPAHQNLVTGVRFEPNHGNFLLTGAYDNTAKIWTHPGWSPLKTLAGHEGKVMGLDISLDGQLIATCSYDRTFKLWTAE, translated from the exons ccccccaagGCCAAGCCCGCCGAGGAGGCCGAGGCTGCCCCGGCCAAGCGGGCGCCCATCTTCTACGGgagcctggaggagaaggagcgGGAGCGCCTGGCCAAGGGCGAGAcggggctgctggccaaggaggcCATGAAGGCTGCCATGGAGGCCGGCAACATCAACATCAGCAGCG GGGAGGTGTTTGACCTGGAGGACCACATGAGCGAGCGGCAGGCCGAGGTGCTGGCGGAGTTCGAGCGCCGCAAGCGCGCCCGGCAGATCAACGTGTCCACGGACGACTGCGAGGTCAAGGCCTGCCTGCGGGCCCTGGGCGAGCCCATCACGCTCTTCGGAGAGGGTCCTGCAGAGCGCAGGGAGAG GTTAAGGAACATCCTCTCGGTGGTCGGCACAGACGCGTTAAAAAAGACCCGGAAAGATGATGACAGGTCCAAAAAGTCCAAAGAAGAG TATCAGCAAACCTGGTACCACGAGGGCCCTCGCAGTCTGAAAacagccaggctgtggctggCCAACTACTCACTCCCCAG ggCAGCGAAGCGGCTGGAGGAGGCCCGGCTGCTCAAGGAGGTTCCCGAGGCCACCAGGACATcccagaggcaggagctgcacaaaTCCCTGCGG TCCTTGAATAACTTCTGCAGTCAGATTGGGGACGACCGCCCGCTGTCCTACTGCCACTTCAGCCCCAACTCCAAACTGCTGGCCACAGCCTGCTG gaGTGGGCTGTGCAAGCTCTGGTCTGTGCCTGACTGCAACCTGGTTCACACCTTACGAG GACACAGCACCAACGTGGGGGCAATCGTGTTCCACCCCAAGGCCACGGTGTCCCTGGACAAGAAGGATGTGAGCCTGGCCTCGTGTGCAGCTGATGGTTCTGTCAAACTCTGGAACCTGGAAAG TGATGAGCCGGTGGCAGACATCGAGGGACACAGCATGCGAGTGGCCCGTGTGATGTGGCACCCCTCAGGGAGGTTCCTGGGCACCACCTG CTACGATCACTCGTGGCGCCTGTGGGACCTGGAGGCGCAGGAGGAGATCCTGCACCAGGAGGGGCACAGCAAGGGGGTCTACGACATCGCCTTCCACACTGACGGCTCCCTCGCCGGCACCGG AGGCCTGGATGCCTTTGGCCGCGTGTGGGACCTGCGCACGGGCCGCTGTATTATGTTCCTGGAAGGGCACCTGAAGGAGATCTACGGGATCAACTTCTCCCCAAACGG GTACCACGTGGCCACGGGCAGTGGGGACAACACCTGCAAGGTGTGGGACCTGCGGCAGAGGAAGTGCATCTACACCATCCCTGCCCACCAGAACCTGGTCACCGGCGTCAGGTTTGAAC CCAACCACGGGAATTTCCTGCTCACGGGCGCCTACGACAACACGGCCAAGATCTGGACCCACCCTGGCTGGTCCCCGCTGAAGACACTGGCGGGGCACGAGGGGAAGGTGATGGGCCTGGACATCTCCCTGGATGGGCAGCTCATTGCCACATGCTCCTACGACAGAACTTTCAAGCTCTGGACAGCCGAGTAG
- the WDR31 gene encoding WD repeat-containing protein 31 isoform X1: MAPDLSPQPLQLPLLSLFLCRADGTVGQTGPASASQKHSPAHTDAVTSVAALQPDLCVSGGRDKSVAVSSWRSGAALRRFTGHEREVTKVTSALDSNRVFSASRDKTVMMWELHGTSGPSQHFPGHDLVVTGLAVSPDASQLCTGSRDNTVCKWDTETGECLGRAAISRNLVTHLCWVPGEPYVIQTSEDKTTRVWDSRELQVAHTFPAKQHIQTCCDVSQDGRYCLSSSSGCAGHGAEATSWGSTTACFLQLWDLRQTRGRVCEYKGHFQTTTACVFLPRGPALAPSIATSSSDSTVKVWDQDTAGRGGSCPRHVPLSWVQTQFPQFCLPVVMGRVTAAISGVCSKPAAGQEMAQSKHRAQQTRSCTLEMTGIFPQLKGTITRQLLKIHPS; encoded by the exons ATGGCCCCTGACctctccccccagcccctgcagctcccactgctgtccctgttcctctgcagggcTGATGGCACCGTGGGACAGACGGGACCTGCCAGTGCCTCCCagaagcacagccctgctcacacCGACGCTGTCACCTCTgtggctgctctccagccagaCCTGTGTGTGTCAGGAGGAAGGGATAAG agcgTGGCTGTGTCCAGCTGGAGGTCGGGGGCTGCCCTGCGCCGCTTCACTGGCCACGAGCGTGAGGTCACCAAG GTCACCTCAGCCCTTGACTCCAACAGAGTCTTCAGCGCATCCCGGGACAAGACAGTGATGATGTGGGAGCTTCACGGGACTTCAGGGCCAAGCCAGCACTTCCCAGGACATGACCTGGTTGTTACTGGACTGGCTGTGAGCCCAG ATGCCTCCCAGCTGTGCACGGGCTCCCGGGACAACACCGTGTGCAAGTGGGACACCGAGACCGGGGAGTGTCTGGGCAGAGCTGCAATCTCCAGGAATCTG GTCACACACCTGTGCTGGGTTCCTGGGGAGCCTTATGTCATCCAAACCTCAGAGGATAAAACCACCAG GGTGTGGGACAGccgggagctgcaggtggcCCACACGTTCCCCGCCAAGCAGCACATCCAGACGTGCTGTGACGTGAGCCAGGACGGGCGGTactgcctcagcagcagcagcggctgcGCCGGCCACGGCGCCGAGGCCACG agctggggctctACCACTGCCtgtttcctgcagctctgggacctGAGGCAGACCAGGGGCCGAGTGTGTGAGTACAAAGGGCATTTCCAGACCACCACCGCGTGTGTCTTCCTGCCCCGGGGCCCTGCACTCGCCCCCAGCATTGCCACATCCTCCAGCGACAGCACGGTGAAGGTCTGGGACCAGGACACTGCAGGtaggggaggctcctgcccaCGCCACGTTCCTTTATCCTGGGTACAAACCCAGTTCCCTCAGTTCTGTCTCCCCGTGGTGATGGGCAGGGTGACTGCTGCAATCTCTGGAGTTTGCTCCaagccagctgcagggcaggaaatgGCCCAGAGCAAGCACAGAGCTCAACAAACACGGAGTTGCACATTGGAGATGACAGGGATCTTCCCTCAGCTAAAAGGAACAATTACCAGGCAGCTTTTAAAGATACATCCAAGTTAA
- the PRPF4 gene encoding U4/U6 small nuclear ribonucleoprotein Prp4 isoform X2, with the protein MATARAPAARGAARPPEPPKAKPAEEAEAAPAKRAPIFYGSLEEKERERLAKGETGLLAKEAMKAAMEAGNINISSGEVFDLEDHMSERQAEVLAEFERRKRARQINVSTDDCEVKACLRALGEPITLFGEGPAERRERLRNILSVVGTDALKKTRKDDDRSKKSKEEYQQTWYHEGPRSLKTARLWLANYSLPRAAKRLEEARLLKEVPEATRTSQRQELHKSLRSLNNFCSQIGDDRPLSYCHFSPNSKLLATACWSGLCKLWSVPDCNLVHTLRGHSTNVGAIVFHPKATVSLDKKDVSLASCAADGSVKLWNLESYDHSWRLWDLEAQEEILHQEGHSKGVYDIAFHTDGSLAGTGGLDAFGRVWDLRTGRCIMFLEGHLKEIYGINFSPNGYHVATGSGDNTCKVWDLRQRKCIYTIPAHQNLVTGVRFEPNHGNFLLTGAYDNTAKIWTHPGWSPLKTLAGHEGKVMGLDISLDGQLIATCSYDRTFKLWTAE; encoded by the exons ccccccaagGCCAAGCCCGCCGAGGAGGCCGAGGCTGCCCCGGCCAAGCGGGCGCCCATCTTCTACGGgagcctggaggagaaggagcgGGAGCGCCTGGCCAAGGGCGAGAcggggctgctggccaaggaggcCATGAAGGCTGCCATGGAGGCCGGCAACATCAACATCAGCAGCG GGGAGGTGTTTGACCTGGAGGACCACATGAGCGAGCGGCAGGCCGAGGTGCTGGCGGAGTTCGAGCGCCGCAAGCGCGCCCGGCAGATCAACGTGTCCACGGACGACTGCGAGGTCAAGGCCTGCCTGCGGGCCCTGGGCGAGCCCATCACGCTCTTCGGAGAGGGTCCTGCAGAGCGCAGGGAGAG GTTAAGGAACATCCTCTCGGTGGTCGGCACAGACGCGTTAAAAAAGACCCGGAAAGATGATGACAGGTCCAAAAAGTCCAAAGAAGAG TATCAGCAAACCTGGTACCACGAGGGCCCTCGCAGTCTGAAAacagccaggctgtggctggCCAACTACTCACTCCCCAG ggCAGCGAAGCGGCTGGAGGAGGCCCGGCTGCTCAAGGAGGTTCCCGAGGCCACCAGGACATcccagaggcaggagctgcacaaaTCCCTGCGG TCCTTGAATAACTTCTGCAGTCAGATTGGGGACGACCGCCCGCTGTCCTACTGCCACTTCAGCCCCAACTCCAAACTGCTGGCCACAGCCTGCTG gaGTGGGCTGTGCAAGCTCTGGTCTGTGCCTGACTGCAACCTGGTTCACACCTTACGAG GACACAGCACCAACGTGGGGGCAATCGTGTTCCACCCCAAGGCCACGGTGTCCCTGGACAAGAAGGATGTGAGCCTGGCCTCGTGTGCAGCTGATGGTTCTGTCAAACTCTGGAACCTGGAAAG CTACGATCACTCGTGGCGCCTGTGGGACCTGGAGGCGCAGGAGGAGATCCTGCACCAGGAGGGGCACAGCAAGGGGGTCTACGACATCGCCTTCCACACTGACGGCTCCCTCGCCGGCACCGG AGGCCTGGATGCCTTTGGCCGCGTGTGGGACCTGCGCACGGGCCGCTGTATTATGTTCCTGGAAGGGCACCTGAAGGAGATCTACGGGATCAACTTCTCCCCAAACGG GTACCACGTGGCCACGGGCAGTGGGGACAACACCTGCAAGGTGTGGGACCTGCGGCAGAGGAAGTGCATCTACACCATCCCTGCCCACCAGAACCTGGTCACCGGCGTCAGGTTTGAAC CCAACCACGGGAATTTCCTGCTCACGGGCGCCTACGACAACACGGCCAAGATCTGGACCCACCCTGGCTGGTCCCCGCTGAAGACACTGGCGGGGCACGAGGGGAAGGTGATGGGCCTGGACATCTCCCTGGATGGGCAGCTCATTGCCACATGCTCCTACGACAGAACTTTCAAGCTCTGGACAGCCGAGTAG
- the WDR31 gene encoding WD repeat-containing protein 31 isoform X2 gives MGKLQSKISFHTTKYRADGTVGQTGPASASQKHSPAHTDAVTSVAALQPDLCVSGGRDKSVAVSSWRSGAALRRFTGHEREVTKVTSALDSNRVFSASRDKTVMMWELHGTSGPSQHFPGHDLVVTGLAVSPDASQLCTGSRDNTVCKWDTETGECLGRAAISRNLVTHLCWVPGEPYVIQTSEDKTTRVWDSRELQVAHTFPAKQHIQTCCDVSQDGRYCLSSSSGCAGHGAEATSWGSTTACFLQLWDLRQTRGRVCEYKGHFQTTTACVFLPRGPALAPSIATSSSDSTVKVWDQDTAGRGGSCPRHVPLSWVQTQFPQFCLPVVMGRVTAAISGVCSKPAAGQEMAQSKHRAQQTRSCTLEMTGIFPQLKGTITRQLLKIHPS, from the exons ATGGGGAAACTGCAGAGTAAAATCAGCTTCCACACCACCAAATACAG ggcTGATGGCACCGTGGGACAGACGGGACCTGCCAGTGCCTCCCagaagcacagccctgctcacacCGACGCTGTCACCTCTgtggctgctctccagccagaCCTGTGTGTGTCAGGAGGAAGGGATAAG agcgTGGCTGTGTCCAGCTGGAGGTCGGGGGCTGCCCTGCGCCGCTTCACTGGCCACGAGCGTGAGGTCACCAAG GTCACCTCAGCCCTTGACTCCAACAGAGTCTTCAGCGCATCCCGGGACAAGACAGTGATGATGTGGGAGCTTCACGGGACTTCAGGGCCAAGCCAGCACTTCCCAGGACATGACCTGGTTGTTACTGGACTGGCTGTGAGCCCAG ATGCCTCCCAGCTGTGCACGGGCTCCCGGGACAACACCGTGTGCAAGTGGGACACCGAGACCGGGGAGTGTCTGGGCAGAGCTGCAATCTCCAGGAATCTG GTCACACACCTGTGCTGGGTTCCTGGGGAGCCTTATGTCATCCAAACCTCAGAGGATAAAACCACCAG GGTGTGGGACAGccgggagctgcaggtggcCCACACGTTCCCCGCCAAGCAGCACATCCAGACGTGCTGTGACGTGAGCCAGGACGGGCGGTactgcctcagcagcagcagcggctgcGCCGGCCACGGCGCCGAGGCCACG agctggggctctACCACTGCCtgtttcctgcagctctgggacctGAGGCAGACCAGGGGCCGAGTGTGTGAGTACAAAGGGCATTTCCAGACCACCACCGCGTGTGTCTTCCTGCCCCGGGGCCCTGCACTCGCCCCCAGCATTGCCACATCCTCCAGCGACAGCACGGTGAAGGTCTGGGACCAGGACACTGCAGGtaggggaggctcctgcccaCGCCACGTTCCTTTATCCTGGGTACAAACCCAGTTCCCTCAGTTCTGTCTCCCCGTGGTGATGGGCAGGGTGACTGCTGCAATCTCTGGAGTTTGCTCCaagccagctgcagggcaggaaatgGCCCAGAGCAAGCACAGAGCTCAACAAACACGGAGTTGCACATTGGAGATGACAGGGATCTTCCCTCAGCTAAAAGGAACAATTACCAGGCAGCTTTTAAAGATACATCCAAGTTAA
- the WDR31 gene encoding WD repeat-containing protein 31 isoform X6, which produces MGKLQSKISFHTTKYRADGTVGQTGPASASQKHSPAHTDAVTSVAALQPDLCVSGGRDKSVAVSSWRSGAALRRFTGHEREVTKVTSALDSNRVFSASRDKTVMMWELHGTSGPSQHFPGHDLVVTGLAVSPDASQLCTGSRDNTVCKWDTETGECLGRAAISRNLVTHLCWVPGEPYVIQTSEDKTTRVWDSRELQVAHTFPAKQHIQTCCDVSQDGRYCLSSSSGCAGHGAEATLWDLRQTRGRVCEYKGHFQTTTACVFLPRGPALAPSIATSSSDSTVKVWDQDTAACLATLCLEGSGSLASLAACDSSTLLCASSNSGIHVLRVRGGAELVLEEVAAF; this is translated from the exons ATGGGGAAACTGCAGAGTAAAATCAGCTTCCACACCACCAAATACAG ggcTGATGGCACCGTGGGACAGACGGGACCTGCCAGTGCCTCCCagaagcacagccctgctcacacCGACGCTGTCACCTCTgtggctgctctccagccagaCCTGTGTGTGTCAGGAGGAAGGGATAAG agcgTGGCTGTGTCCAGCTGGAGGTCGGGGGCTGCCCTGCGCCGCTTCACTGGCCACGAGCGTGAGGTCACCAAG GTCACCTCAGCCCTTGACTCCAACAGAGTCTTCAGCGCATCCCGGGACAAGACAGTGATGATGTGGGAGCTTCACGGGACTTCAGGGCCAAGCCAGCACTTCCCAGGACATGACCTGGTTGTTACTGGACTGGCTGTGAGCCCAG ATGCCTCCCAGCTGTGCACGGGCTCCCGGGACAACACCGTGTGCAAGTGGGACACCGAGACCGGGGAGTGTCTGGGCAGAGCTGCAATCTCCAGGAATCTG GTCACACACCTGTGCTGGGTTCCTGGGGAGCCTTATGTCATCCAAACCTCAGAGGATAAAACCACCAG GGTGTGGGACAGccgggagctgcaggtggcCCACACGTTCCCCGCCAAGCAGCACATCCAGACGTGCTGTGACGTGAGCCAGGACGGGCGGTactgcctcagcagcagcagcggctgcGCCGGCCACGGCGCCGAGGCCACG ctctgggacctGAGGCAGACCAGGGGCCGAGTGTGTGAGTACAAAGGGCATTTCCAGACCACCACCGCGTGTGTCTTCCTGCCCCGGGGCCCTGCACTCGCCCCCAGCATTGCCACATCCTCCAGCGACAGCACGGTGAAGGTCTGGGACCAGGACACTGCAG CCTGCCTGGCCACGCTGTGCCTCGAGGGCTCGGGCTCGCTGGCCTCGCTGGCCGCCTGCGACAGCTCCACACTGCTCTGCGCCAGCTCCAACTCCGGCATCCACGTGCTGCGGGTCAGAGGGGGCGCAGAGCTGGTCCTGGAGGAGGTGGCAGCATTCTGA
- the WDR31 gene encoding WD repeat-containing protein 31 isoform X3, with protein sequence MAPDLSPQPLQLPLLSLFLCRADGTVGQTGPASASQKHSPAHTDAVTSVAALQPDLCVSGGRDKSVAVSSWRSGAALRRFTGHEREVTKVTSALDSNRVFSASRDKTVMMWELHGTSGPSQHFPGHDLVVTGLAVSPDASQLCTGSRDNTVCKWDTETGECLGRAAISRNLVTHLCWVPGEPYVIQTSEDKTTRVWDSRELQVAHTFPAKQHIQTCCDVSQDGRYCLSSSSGCAGHGAEATLWDLRQTRGRVCEYKGHFQTTTACVFLPRGPALAPSIATSSSDSTVKVWDQDTAGRGGSCPRHVPLSWVQTQFPQFCLPVVMGRVTAAISGVCSKPAAGQEMAQSKHRAQQTRSCTLEMTGIFPQLKGTITRQLLKIHPS encoded by the exons ATGGCCCCTGACctctccccccagcccctgcagctcccactgctgtccctgttcctctgcagggcTGATGGCACCGTGGGACAGACGGGACCTGCCAGTGCCTCCCagaagcacagccctgctcacacCGACGCTGTCACCTCTgtggctgctctccagccagaCCTGTGTGTGTCAGGAGGAAGGGATAAG agcgTGGCTGTGTCCAGCTGGAGGTCGGGGGCTGCCCTGCGCCGCTTCACTGGCCACGAGCGTGAGGTCACCAAG GTCACCTCAGCCCTTGACTCCAACAGAGTCTTCAGCGCATCCCGGGACAAGACAGTGATGATGTGGGAGCTTCACGGGACTTCAGGGCCAAGCCAGCACTTCCCAGGACATGACCTGGTTGTTACTGGACTGGCTGTGAGCCCAG ATGCCTCCCAGCTGTGCACGGGCTCCCGGGACAACACCGTGTGCAAGTGGGACACCGAGACCGGGGAGTGTCTGGGCAGAGCTGCAATCTCCAGGAATCTG GTCACACACCTGTGCTGGGTTCCTGGGGAGCCTTATGTCATCCAAACCTCAGAGGATAAAACCACCAG GGTGTGGGACAGccgggagctgcaggtggcCCACACGTTCCCCGCCAAGCAGCACATCCAGACGTGCTGTGACGTGAGCCAGGACGGGCGGTactgcctcagcagcagcagcggctgcGCCGGCCACGGCGCCGAGGCCACG ctctgggacctGAGGCAGACCAGGGGCCGAGTGTGTGAGTACAAAGGGCATTTCCAGACCACCACCGCGTGTGTCTTCCTGCCCCGGGGCCCTGCACTCGCCCCCAGCATTGCCACATCCTCCAGCGACAGCACGGTGAAGGTCTGGGACCAGGACACTGCAGGtaggggaggctcctgcccaCGCCACGTTCCTTTATCCTGGGTACAAACCCAGTTCCCTCAGTTCTGTCTCCCCGTGGTGATGGGCAGGGTGACTGCTGCAATCTCTGGAGTTTGCTCCaagccagctgcagggcaggaaatgGCCCAGAGCAAGCACAGAGCTCAACAAACACGGAGTTGCACATTGGAGATGACAGGGATCTTCCCTCAGCTAAAAGGAACAATTACCAGGCAGCTTTTAAAGATACATCCAAGTTAA
- the WDR31 gene encoding WD repeat-containing protein 31 isoform X5, protein MAPDLSPQPLQLPLLSLFLCRADGTVGQTGPASASQKHSPAHTDAVTSVAALQPDLCVSGGRDKSVAVSSWRSGAALRRFTGHEREVTKVTSALDSNRVFSASRDKTVMMWELHGTSGPSQHFPGHDLVVTGLAVSPDASQLCTGSRDNTVCKWDTETGECLGRAAISRNLVTHLCWVPGEPYVIQTSEDKTTRVWDSRELQVAHTFPAKQHIQTCCDVSQDGRYCLSSSSGCAGHGAEATLWDLRQTRGRVCEYKGHFQTTTACVFLPRGPALAPSIATSSSDSTVKVWDQDTAACLATLCLEGSGSLASLAACDSSTLLCASSNSGIHVLRVRGGAELVLEEVAAF, encoded by the exons ATGGCCCCTGACctctccccccagcccctgcagctcccactgctgtccctgttcctctgcagggcTGATGGCACCGTGGGACAGACGGGACCTGCCAGTGCCTCCCagaagcacagccctgctcacacCGACGCTGTCACCTCTgtggctgctctccagccagaCCTGTGTGTGTCAGGAGGAAGGGATAAG agcgTGGCTGTGTCCAGCTGGAGGTCGGGGGCTGCCCTGCGCCGCTTCACTGGCCACGAGCGTGAGGTCACCAAG GTCACCTCAGCCCTTGACTCCAACAGAGTCTTCAGCGCATCCCGGGACAAGACAGTGATGATGTGGGAGCTTCACGGGACTTCAGGGCCAAGCCAGCACTTCCCAGGACATGACCTGGTTGTTACTGGACTGGCTGTGAGCCCAG ATGCCTCCCAGCTGTGCACGGGCTCCCGGGACAACACCGTGTGCAAGTGGGACACCGAGACCGGGGAGTGTCTGGGCAGAGCTGCAATCTCCAGGAATCTG GTCACACACCTGTGCTGGGTTCCTGGGGAGCCTTATGTCATCCAAACCTCAGAGGATAAAACCACCAG GGTGTGGGACAGccgggagctgcaggtggcCCACACGTTCCCCGCCAAGCAGCACATCCAGACGTGCTGTGACGTGAGCCAGGACGGGCGGTactgcctcagcagcagcagcggctgcGCCGGCCACGGCGCCGAGGCCACG ctctgggacctGAGGCAGACCAGGGGCCGAGTGTGTGAGTACAAAGGGCATTTCCAGACCACCACCGCGTGTGTCTTCCTGCCCCGGGGCCCTGCACTCGCCCCCAGCATTGCCACATCCTCCAGCGACAGCACGGTGAAGGTCTGGGACCAGGACACTGCAG CCTGCCTGGCCACGCTGTGCCTCGAGGGCTCGGGCTCGCTGGCCTCGCTGGCCGCCTGCGACAGCTCCACACTGCTCTGCGCCAGCTCCAACTCCGGCATCCACGTGCTGCGGGTCAGAGGGGGCGCAGAGCTGGTCCTGGAGGAGGTGGCAGCATTCTGA